The Amycolatopsis viridis genome window below encodes:
- a CDS encoding 8-oxoguanine deaminase, protein MRLILEHAAIATVDAGGTEYRDGHVVLDDATITAVGPGRAAAEGPRIDVSGCLITPGLVNTHHHLYQWATRGLAADATLFEWLVQLYPIWTRLDADVTHAAAAAGMARLALTGCTTVADHHYVFPRDAPDQIEALVAAADRIGVRAHLVRGSMDRGESDGGLPPDSLVETTDAALLGTEAAIAAHHDPAPDARIRIAAGPCSPFTVSETLMREAAELARRTGVRLHTHLAETLDEEEQCIAENGCTPAEYADKLGWLGDDVWLAHTVHLDRAAVGRLGATRTGSAHCPTSNGRLGTGIAPVRDLLDAGAPVGLGADGAASNESGGLGEELHQALLQARQRGGPTALSVREALWMGTMGGARCLGRHGELGSIEPGKLADLAVWDLTGLPHAGIDDPVAAFVLGATPPLKLLLVGGRTVVADGELRTGDEAAIARDLVAASRRLR, encoded by the coding sequence ATGAGGCTGATCCTGGAGCACGCCGCCATCGCGACCGTCGATGCCGGTGGCACCGAGTACCGCGATGGGCACGTCGTGCTCGACGACGCCACCATCACCGCCGTCGGACCCGGACGGGCCGCGGCGGAGGGGCCGCGGATCGACGTCTCCGGCTGCCTGATCACGCCCGGCCTGGTCAACACCCACCACCACCTGTACCAGTGGGCCACCCGCGGGCTCGCCGCCGACGCCACGCTCTTCGAGTGGCTGGTCCAGCTGTACCCGATCTGGACGCGGCTCGACGCGGACGTCACCCACGCCGCCGCGGCCGCCGGGATGGCGCGCCTCGCGCTGACCGGCTGCACCACCGTCGCCGACCACCACTACGTCTTCCCCCGCGACGCTCCGGACCAGATCGAGGCGCTCGTTGCCGCGGCGGACCGGATCGGGGTGCGGGCGCACCTCGTGCGCGGCTCGATGGACCGCGGCGAATCCGACGGCGGCCTGCCGCCGGACAGCCTGGTCGAGACCACCGACGCCGCGTTGCTCGGCACGGAAGCGGCCATCGCGGCCCACCACGATCCGGCGCCGGATGCGCGCATCCGGATCGCGGCCGGGCCGTGCTCGCCGTTCACGGTCAGCGAGACGCTGATGCGCGAGGCCGCGGAACTCGCGCGGCGCACGGGAGTGCGGCTGCACACGCACCTCGCCGAGACCCTCGACGAGGAGGAGCAGTGCATCGCCGAGAACGGCTGCACGCCCGCGGAATACGCCGACAAACTCGGCTGGCTCGGCGACGACGTGTGGCTCGCGCACACCGTGCACCTCGACCGCGCCGCGGTCGGCCGCCTCGGCGCGACCCGCACCGGGTCGGCGCACTGCCCGACGTCCAACGGACGGCTGGGCACCGGCATCGCCCCGGTGCGCGACCTGCTCGACGCCGGTGCCCCGGTGGGGCTCGGTGCCGACGGCGCGGCCTCCAACGAGTCCGGCGGGCTCGGCGAGGAGCTGCACCAGGCGTTGCTGCAGGCGCGGCAGCGTGGTGGGCCCACCGCGTTGTCGGTGCGCGAGGCGCTGTGGATGGGCACCATGGGTGGCGCGCGGTGCCTGGGCCGGCACGGCGAACTCGGCTCGATCGAGCCCGGCAAGCTCGCCGACCTCGCGGTGTGGGACCTGACCGGCCTGCCCCACGCCGGGATCGACGATCCGGTGGCCGCGTTCGTGCTCGGTGCCACCCCGCCGCTGAAGCTGCTGCTCGTCGGCGGCCGGACGGTGGTTGCCGACGGCGAACTGCGCACCGGCGACGAGGCCGCGATCGCCCGTGACCTGGTCGCGGCGAGCAGGAGGTTGCGATGA
- a CDS encoding PucR family transcriptional regulator: MTTVRALLEIPELRLRLRTGAGRLGCAVSRIYVTELPDPSRYVSAGEVVLTGLLWWREPGDAEPFVAALDRAGVAALAASGADTGGIPPDVVQACTRHRIPLLEVPADLSFAVITERVVLELAAARGREPSAARKRLLAAATEDISLPALMRQGAVELGAPCWVLSATGRVVAGPADPPDDLAGQVEHVVPGRDLTVHDGCALIPVGGSFAVPWLLAVGHPEPGELAGELADLVRLARARTDQVRRMAARPAEPLLHALADGGPVTDAVAAAGLPEDSEIRVLLARAPDDGPDLAAEVLAELLAEARPVVGVVGEDACALIAGPGNWMRVAAEGLARADRLMSWSGFRLGSGGPAGVDGLHGAMQEARHAVELAARRGGRIELVAGEDLAVHQLLAAGAPDELRRSVRERVLGPLLAYDAAQGTDLVHSVRVYLECSSSPTAAARALHVHVNTLRYRITRASELLGVDLNDFVTQVDVYLALQVTV; encoded by the coding sequence ATGACCACCGTGCGGGCACTGCTGGAGATCCCGGAGCTGCGGCTGCGGCTGCGCACCGGCGCCGGGCGGCTCGGCTGCGCGGTCAGCCGGATCTACGTGACCGAGCTGCCCGACCCGAGCCGGTACGTCTCGGCGGGCGAAGTCGTCCTGACCGGGTTGCTGTGGTGGCGCGAACCGGGCGATGCGGAACCGTTCGTCGCCGCGCTCGACCGGGCCGGAGTCGCCGCGCTGGCCGCCTCCGGCGCGGACACCGGCGGCATCCCGCCGGACGTCGTGCAGGCGTGCACGCGGCACCGCATCCCGCTGCTGGAGGTGCCGGCCGATCTGTCGTTCGCGGTGATCACCGAGCGGGTGGTGCTGGAGCTGGCCGCGGCGCGGGGCCGGGAGCCGAGCGCGGCCCGCAAGCGCTTGCTGGCCGCCGCGACCGAGGACATCTCGCTGCCGGCACTGATGCGGCAGGGCGCGGTCGAACTGGGCGCGCCGTGCTGGGTCCTGTCGGCCACGGGACGAGTCGTCGCGGGACCGGCGGATCCACCCGATGACCTCGCCGGGCAGGTCGAGCACGTCGTGCCCGGCCGCGACCTGACCGTCCACGACGGGTGCGCGCTGATTCCCGTCGGCGGCAGCTTCGCGGTGCCGTGGCTGCTGGCGGTCGGCCACCCGGAACCGGGGGAGCTGGCCGGGGAGCTCGCCGATCTGGTGCGGCTGGCCCGGGCGCGGACGGACCAGGTGCGGCGCATGGCGGCCCGCCCGGCCGAACCGTTGCTGCACGCGCTGGCGGACGGTGGGCCGGTCACCGACGCCGTCGCCGCCGCCGGGTTGCCGGAGGACAGCGAGATCCGGGTGCTGCTCGCGCGGGCTCCCGACGACGGCCCGGACCTGGCGGCGGAGGTGCTGGCCGAGCTGCTCGCGGAGGCCCGGCCGGTGGTCGGCGTGGTCGGCGAGGACGCCTGCGCCCTGATCGCGGGCCCGGGCAACTGGATGCGCGTGGCGGCCGAGGGCCTGGCCCGGGCGGACCGGCTGATGTCGTGGTCAGGCTTCCGCCTGGGTTCCGGCGGCCCCGCGGGGGTGGACGGTCTGCACGGCGCGATGCAGGAAGCGCGGCACGCGGTCGAACTGGCGGCCCGCCGCGGTGGGCGGATCGAGCTGGTGGCGGGCGAGGACCTCGCGGTGCACCAGCTACTGGCCGCCGGTGCGCCGGACGAGCTGCGCCGCTCGGTGCGGGAGCGGGTGCTCGGGCCGCTGCTCGCCTACGACGCGGCGCAGGGCACGGACCTGGTGCACAGCGTGCGGGTCTACCTGGAGTGCTCTTCGTCGCCGACGGCGGCGGCGCGGGCGCTGCACGTCCACGTCAACACCCTGCGGTACCGCATCACCCGGGCCTCGGAGCTGCTCGGCGTGGACCTCAACGACTTCGTCACGCAGGTGGACGTCTACCTCGCACTGCAAGTTACCGTCTAG
- a CDS encoding alpha/beta fold hydrolase gives MERFETPDGTVRWTRSGAGSPVVLMHGTPFSSYVWRDVAAALADRHEVFAWDMLGYGQSEKRAGQDVSLGTQAKIFTSLLEHWGLDEPAVVAHDFGGVVSLRAHLLHGARYRRLALVDAVAIAPWGTSFFRLVRENAAVFERLPAHLHEAIVRTQTATASRPGLRAEVLDRLAEPWLGDDGQAAFYRQMAQADQRYTDEIEPLLGSLDLPVLVCWGEADEWLPVERGKDLASRIPGAQLRLLPGAGHLVQEDAPAALTATLLDFLPA, from the coding sequence ATGGAGCGATTCGAGACGCCGGACGGCACGGTGCGCTGGACACGGTCCGGTGCGGGCTCGCCCGTGGTGCTGATGCACGGCACGCCGTTCTCCTCGTACGTCTGGCGTGATGTCGCGGCGGCACTGGCAGACCGGCACGAAGTGTTCGCCTGGGACATGCTGGGGTACGGGCAGTCCGAGAAACGGGCCGGTCAGGACGTGTCGCTGGGCACGCAGGCGAAGATCTTCACATCGCTGCTGGAGCACTGGGGCCTGGACGAACCGGCGGTGGTGGCGCACGACTTCGGCGGCGTGGTGTCGCTGCGCGCCCACCTGCTGCACGGCGCGCGGTACCGCCGGCTCGCGCTGGTGGACGCGGTGGCGATCGCACCCTGGGGCACGTCGTTCTTCCGGCTGGTGCGCGAGAACGCCGCTGTCTTCGAGCGCCTGCCGGCACACCTGCACGAAGCGATCGTGCGCACCCAGACGGCGACGGCGTCCCGGCCGGGCCTGCGTGCGGAGGTGCTGGACCGGCTGGCGGAGCCGTGGCTCGGCGATGACGGCCAGGCCGCGTTCTACCGGCAGATGGCGCAGGCGGACCAGCGCTACACCGACGAGATCGAGCCCCTGCTGGGTTCACTGGACCTGCCGGTGCTGGTGTGCTGGGGCGAGGCGGACGAGTGGCTGCCCGTCGAGCGGGGCAAGGACCTCGCGTCCCGCATCCCGGGCGCACAGCTCCGGCTGCTGCCGGGCGCGGGTCACCTGGTGCAGGAGGACGCGCCGGCCGCCCTCACCGCCACCCTGCTGGACTTCCTCCCCGCCTGA
- a CDS encoding (2Fe-2S)-binding protein, whose amino-acid sequence MRVNVTVNGEERQADDVWEGESLLYVLRERLGLPGSKNACEQGECGSCTVYLDGTPVCACLVAAGQAEGREVRTVEGLAEGDRLDPVQQSFVDAGAVQCGFCTPGLVIAAHDLLNRVPDPGDEEIREALAGNLCRCTGYEKILEAVRAVRR is encoded by the coding sequence GTGCGCGTGAACGTGACGGTCAACGGCGAGGAGCGGCAGGCCGACGACGTGTGGGAGGGCGAGAGCCTGCTGTACGTGCTGCGCGAGCGGCTCGGCCTGCCCGGCTCGAAGAACGCGTGTGAACAGGGCGAATGCGGCTCGTGCACGGTCTACCTGGACGGCACGCCGGTGTGCGCGTGCCTGGTCGCGGCGGGGCAGGCCGAGGGCCGCGAGGTCCGCACCGTGGAGGGACTCGCCGAGGGGGACCGGCTGGACCCGGTGCAGCAGTCCTTTGTGGACGCCGGCGCGGTGCAGTGCGGCTTCTGCACGCCCGGTCTGGTGATCGCCGCGCACGACCTGCTGAACCGGGTGCCGGACCCGGGCGACGAGGAGATCCGGGAGGCGCTGGCCGGGAACCTGTGCCGCTGCACCGGGTACGAGAAGATCCTGGAGGCCGTGCGGGCGGTGAGGCGATGA
- a CDS encoding IclR family transcriptional regulator, giving the protein MAEEKVGRDGGVGGVQSLRRAFELLERLADTGGEASLSELAASSGLPMPTIHRLIRTLVQLGYVRQNTNRRYALGARLIRLGENASMQFGAWARPLLAELVEVTGETANLAVLERDEVVYVSQVPSKHSMRMFTEVGRRVLPHGTGVGKAILSQLPTEEVRALLSRTGMPAYTDHTFTDPDALLAHLAQVAAQGYAVDESEQELGVRCVAVPLTGTPAPAAVSVSGPSGRLTLDAVSRIAPLVQATAATLSTYLEESA; this is encoded by the coding sequence GTGGCCGAAGAGAAGGTGGGACGAGACGGCGGGGTCGGTGGGGTCCAGTCGCTGCGCCGCGCGTTCGAACTGCTCGAGCGGCTGGCCGACACCGGCGGCGAGGCCAGCCTGTCCGAGCTCGCGGCCAGCTCCGGCCTGCCGATGCCGACGATCCACCGCCTGATCCGCACGCTCGTGCAGCTCGGCTACGTGCGGCAGAACACCAACCGGAGGTACGCGCTCGGCGCCCGGCTCATCCGCCTGGGTGAGAACGCGAGCATGCAGTTCGGCGCCTGGGCGCGCCCGCTGCTGGCCGAACTGGTCGAAGTGACCGGCGAGACGGCCAACCTGGCGGTCCTGGAGCGCGACGAGGTGGTGTACGTGTCGCAGGTGCCGTCGAAGCACTCGATGCGGATGTTCACCGAGGTCGGGCGGCGCGTCCTGCCGCACGGCACCGGGGTCGGGAAGGCGATCCTGTCGCAGCTGCCCACCGAGGAGGTGCGGGCGCTGCTGAGCCGCACCGGGATGCCCGCCTACACCGACCACACCTTCACCGATCCGGATGCGCTGCTAGCCCACCTGGCGCAGGTGGCGGCGCAGGGTTACGCCGTCGACGAGAGCGAGCAGGAGCTGGGGGTGCGGTGTGTCGCCGTTCCGCTGACCGGCACCCCGGCCCCGGCGGCGGTCTCGGTGTCCGGCCCGTCCGGCCGGTTGACGCTGGATGCGGTCTCGCGGATCGCCCCGCTGGTGCAAGCCACCGCGGCAACGTTGTCGACCTACCTGGAGGAGAGCGCCTGA
- the aceB gene encoding malate synthase A — MADVQVLGGAVERGDEILTREALDFLAGLHTNFAARRDELLAARAKRREEAKRTGRLDFLPETKEIREGDWKVAEAPPALRDRRVEITGPTERKMTINALNSGAKVWLADFEDANTPHWHNVVGGQVNLSDAIRGTIELDSNGKHYELRKDAPLATILVRPRGWHLDEHNLTFDGRKGVGALVDFGLYFFHNVRALLANDKGPYFYLPKMESHLEARLWNDVFSWAEKELGIEHGTIRATVLIETIPAAFEMEEILYELREHASGLNAGRWDYLFSVIKYFRDAGEKFVLPDRNSVTMTAPFMRAYTELLVRTCHKRGAFAIGGMAAFIPSKDPEVNENASKKVHADKAREANDGFDGSWVAHPGMVELCKEEFDKVLGDKPNQLDRLREDVSVTADQLLDVASTEGSATEAGLRGAVDVGVRYIASWLGGNGAAGIHNLMEDAATAEISRSQIWQWVQNGTELDNGQKVTRELVRSVLDDVRKELDGQIPADLLTPAIEVFEEVALADEFVDFLTLPAYERIK, encoded by the coding sequence ATGGCTGACGTCCAGGTGCTCGGCGGCGCCGTCGAGCGAGGCGACGAGATCCTGACCCGGGAAGCGCTGGACTTCCTGGCCGGGCTGCACACGAACTTCGCGGCCCGCCGCGACGAGCTGCTCGCCGCGCGCGCGAAGCGACGTGAGGAGGCCAAGCGCACCGGGCGCCTGGACTTCCTCCCCGAGACCAAGGAGATCCGCGAGGGCGACTGGAAGGTCGCCGAGGCGCCTCCCGCCCTGCGCGACCGGCGCGTGGAGATCACCGGTCCGACCGAGCGCAAGATGACGATCAACGCCCTCAACTCGGGCGCGAAGGTGTGGCTGGCCGACTTCGAGGACGCCAACACCCCGCACTGGCACAACGTCGTCGGCGGGCAGGTCAACCTGTCCGACGCGATCCGCGGCACCATCGAGCTCGACTCGAACGGCAAGCACTACGAGCTGCGCAAGGACGCCCCGCTGGCGACGATCTTGGTCCGCCCGCGCGGCTGGCACCTCGACGAGCACAACCTGACCTTCGACGGCCGCAAGGGCGTCGGCGCGCTCGTCGACTTCGGCCTGTACTTCTTCCACAACGTCCGCGCCCTGCTGGCCAACGACAAGGGCCCGTACTTCTACCTGCCCAAGATGGAAAGCCACCTCGAGGCCCGCCTGTGGAACGACGTGTTCTCCTGGGCCGAGAAGGAGCTGGGCATCGAGCACGGCACCATCCGCGCCACCGTGCTGATCGAGACCATCCCGGCCGCGTTCGAGATGGAGGAGATCCTCTACGAGCTGCGCGAGCACGCCTCCGGCCTCAACGCAGGCCGCTGGGACTACCTGTTCAGCGTCATCAAGTACTTCCGGGACGCCGGCGAGAAGTTCGTGCTGCCCGACCGCAACAGCGTCACCATGACGGCGCCGTTCATGCGGGCCTACACCGAGCTGCTGGTGCGCACCTGCCACAAGCGTGGTGCGTTCGCGATCGGCGGCATGGCGGCGTTCATCCCGAGCAAGGACCCCGAGGTCAACGAGAACGCCTCCAAGAAGGTGCACGCCGACAAGGCGCGCGAGGCGAACGACGGGTTCGACGGCTCGTGGGTCGCACACCCGGGCATGGTCGAGCTGTGCAAGGAGGAGTTCGACAAGGTCCTCGGCGACAAGCCGAACCAGCTCGACCGGCTGCGTGAGGACGTGTCGGTCACCGCTGACCAGCTGCTCGACGTGGCGAGCACCGAGGGCAGCGCCACCGAGGCCGGCCTGCGCGGTGCGGTCGACGTCGGCGTCCGCTACATCGCCTCGTGGCTGGGCGGCAACGGCGCGGCGGGCATCCACAACCTGATGGAGGACGCCGCCACCGCGGAGATCTCGCGGTCGCAGATCTGGCAGTGGGTGCAGAACGGCACGGAGCTGGACAACGGCCAGAAGGTCACCCGCGAGCTGGTCAGGTCGGTGCTCGACGACGTCCGCAAGGAGCTCGACGGGCAGATCCCGGCCGACCTGCTGACCCCGGCGATCGAGGTGTTCGAGGAGGTCGCGCTCGCCGACGAGTTCGTCGACTTCCTGACCCTGCCCGCCTACGAGCGGATCAAGTAG
- the ftsY gene encoding signal recognition particle-docking protein FtsY, with amino-acid sequence MAENLWFWIILVVVVLLAILLISGLVVARRRKISLTEAEAERETKPPRGGGYQAGGGIALAPGGQQTETVEPPEHPAGERTEVDGQPGVGDDASVPRDAPRRGIVDVGLPEAEAAPPDIEVPSVPPAPETPAAPPVTEAPQVPAAREPEPSAVAVEEPEPVGGRIERLRGRLSKSRSMFGQSLLGLLGAGDLDEDSWQDVEDTLLMADLGAATTTEIVEKLRTELTARAVRTSAEARTVLKTVLTDALHPGWDRSVRALAHTVDGAKQPAVVLVAGVNGTGKTTTTGKLARVLVAQGSEVLLGAADTFRAAAADQLQTWSERVGAEVVRGKEGADPASVAFDAVKRGVTAGVDAVLIDTAGRLHTKTGLMDELGKVKRVVEKQAKVDEVLLVLDATTGQNGLMQARVFREVVDVTGIVLTKLDGTAKGGIVFQVQRELGVPVKLVGLGEGPDDLAPFEPAAFVDALLG; translated from the coding sequence GTGGCGGAAAACCTCTGGTTCTGGATCATTCTGGTGGTCGTCGTCCTGCTGGCGATCCTCCTCATCAGCGGTCTGGTCGTCGCCCGCCGGCGGAAGATCAGCCTGACCGAGGCCGAGGCCGAGCGCGAGACGAAGCCGCCGAGAGGCGGGGGCTACCAGGCCGGTGGCGGTATTGCCCTGGCGCCTGGCGGGCAGCAGACGGAGACGGTCGAACCACCCGAGCACCCCGCGGGCGAGCGCACCGAGGTCGACGGGCAGCCCGGTGTCGGCGACGACGCGTCCGTGCCCCGTGACGCGCCCCGCCGCGGCATCGTCGACGTGGGCCTGCCGGAGGCCGAAGCCGCACCGCCGGACATCGAAGTCCCGTCGGTGCCGCCCGCGCCCGAGACCCCGGCTGCGCCGCCGGTCACCGAGGCGCCGCAGGTCCCGGCCGCCCGGGAACCCGAGCCGTCGGCCGTCGCGGTCGAGGAGCCGGAGCCGGTCGGCGGGCGGATCGAGCGGCTGCGCGGCCGGTTGTCGAAGTCGCGGTCGATGTTCGGGCAGAGCCTGCTCGGCCTGCTCGGCGCCGGTGACCTCGACGAGGACTCGTGGCAGGACGTCGAGGACACGCTGCTGATGGCGGACCTCGGAGCGGCCACCACCACCGAGATCGTGGAGAAGCTGCGCACCGAGCTGACCGCGCGTGCCGTGCGGACCTCGGCGGAGGCGCGGACCGTGCTCAAGACGGTGCTGACCGATGCGCTGCACCCGGGCTGGGACCGCTCGGTGCGCGCGCTGGCGCACACCGTGGACGGCGCCAAGCAGCCGGCGGTCGTCCTGGTCGCGGGTGTGAACGGCACCGGCAAGACCACCACCACCGGCAAGCTCGCGCGAGTGCTGGTCGCGCAGGGCAGTGAGGTCCTGCTCGGCGCGGCGGACACCTTCCGCGCCGCGGCCGCCGACCAGTTGCAGACCTGGTCGGAGCGGGTCGGGGCCGAGGTGGTGCGCGGCAAGGAGGGCGCCGACCCGGCATCGGTGGCGTTCGACGCGGTCAAGCGCGGCGTGACCGCCGGGGTCGACGCGGTGCTGATCGACACGGCCGGGCGGCTGCACACCAAGACCGGCCTGATGGACGAGCTCGGCAAGGTCAAGCGGGTGGTGGAGAAGCAGGCCAAGGTGGACGAGGTGCTGCTCGTCCTGGACGCGACGACCGGTCAGAACGGCCTGATGCAGGCCCGGGTGTTCCGCGAGGTCGTGGACGTCACCGGCATCGTGCTGACCAAGCTCGACGGGACCGCCAAGGGCGGCATCGTGTTCCAGGTCCAGCGCGAGCTCGGCGTGCCCGTCAAGCTCGTCGGACTGGGCGAAGGGCCGGACGACCTGGCGCCCTTCGAGCCGGCCGCCTTCGTCGACGCCTTGCTGGGATGA
- a CDS encoding FAD binding domain-containing protein, with amino-acid sequence MDFLRPATLAEALAAKAERPEAVPLAGGTDVMVELNFDHRRPEALLDLTRVAELAAWTTRDGTVRLGAGVPYTRVITELGDELPGLAMAARTVGSPQIRNRGTVGGNLGAASPAGDTHPVLLATGARVEVASVRGTRMIPADEFYVGVKKHALAPDELIVAVHLPVATGPQQFAKVGTRNAMVIAVCSFAVALDPRRRRAGAAIGSAGPTPRRAHDAEEFLTGELPWDAPAPLGDPVQRRFGELVAGAAAPIDDVRGTAEYRRHALAVLARRTLGWAWQDYLGGQRTCA; translated from the coding sequence ATGGACTTCCTGCGACCGGCGACGCTCGCCGAGGCGCTCGCCGCGAAGGCGGAGCGCCCGGAGGCCGTGCCCCTTGCGGGCGGCACGGACGTCATGGTCGAGCTCAACTTCGACCACCGCCGCCCGGAGGCGTTGCTCGACCTGACCCGGGTCGCGGAGCTGGCCGCGTGGACCACACGCGACGGCACGGTCCGGCTGGGCGCCGGAGTTCCGTACACCCGCGTCATCACTGAACTGGGTGATGAGCTGCCCGGCCTGGCGATGGCCGCGCGGACGGTCGGCTCGCCGCAGATCCGCAACCGCGGCACGGTCGGCGGCAACCTGGGTGCGGCCTCACCCGCGGGCGACACGCACCCCGTGCTGCTGGCCACCGGTGCGCGGGTCGAGGTCGCGTCCGTGCGCGGCACCCGCATGATCCCGGCCGACGAGTTCTACGTCGGCGTGAAGAAGCACGCGCTGGCGCCGGACGAGCTGATCGTCGCCGTGCACCTGCCGGTCGCGACCGGGCCGCAGCAGTTCGCCAAGGTCGGCACGCGCAACGCGATGGTGATCGCGGTCTGCTCGTTCGCCGTCGCGCTGGACCCGCGGCGGCGCCGGGCCGGTGCCGCGATCGGGTCGGCGGGGCCGACGCCGCGCCGGGCGCACGACGCCGAGGAGTTCCTCACCGGCGAGCTGCCGTGGGACGCGCCGGCACCGCTCGGGGATCCGGTCCAGCGCCGCTTCGGCGAACTGGTCGCCGGAGCGGCGGCGCCGATCGACGACGTGCGCGGCACCGCGGAGTACCGCAGGCACGCGCTGGCGGTGCTCGCCCGCCGGACGCTCGGCTGGGCCTGGCAGGACTACCTGGGAGGGCAACGGACGTGCGCGTGA
- a CDS encoding anhydro-N-acetylmuramic acid kinase, which produces MRVVGLISGTSVDGIDVAVAELDVTGDEVVLVPLGHSSLPYPDDLRRDLLAALPPAAATVEQVTRLDTRVGQAFAEAAATMSAGADLVASLGQTVFHWVEDGRARGSLQLGQPAWIAERTGLPVVADLRVRDVAAGGHGAPLASTLDALWLRDLAPAVALNLGGIANVTVVRPDGVLAFDTGPANALLDLAAHDVTGGARSSDLDGAIAARGRVHPELLDRLLAEPYYAAPPPKSTGKELFHAGYLRAATAGLDVADEDLLATLTELTAVTVARACAGATTVIASGGGTDNPSLMRALARHLPGTRLATSDEFGLPRSAKEAYLTALLGWLTWHGIPANLPAATGARGPRLLGSITPGAHPLSMPAPHPATVTRLRVAAAPAQPIGVPDAPS; this is translated from the coding sequence ATGCGCGTCGTCGGGCTGATCTCCGGCACGTCGGTCGACGGGATCGACGTGGCGGTCGCCGAGCTGGACGTGACCGGCGACGAGGTCGTGCTCGTCCCGCTCGGGCACTCCTCGCTCCCCTACCCGGACGACCTGCGGCGCGACCTGCTCGCCGCGCTGCCGCCGGCCGCGGCCACGGTGGAGCAGGTGACCCGGCTGGACACCCGGGTCGGGCAGGCGTTCGCCGAGGCCGCCGCCACGATGTCCGCCGGAGCCGACCTGGTCGCCTCGCTCGGCCAGACCGTGTTCCACTGGGTAGAAGACGGTCGCGCTCGCGGCTCCCTGCAACTGGGACAGCCGGCCTGGATCGCCGAGCGCACCGGGCTGCCGGTGGTCGCCGACCTGCGTGTCCGCGACGTCGCCGCGGGCGGGCACGGCGCTCCGCTGGCGAGCACCCTGGACGCGCTGTGGCTGCGGGACCTGGCGCCGGCGGTCGCGCTGAACCTCGGTGGCATCGCCAACGTCACCGTGGTGCGACCGGACGGGGTGCTGGCCTTCGACACCGGCCCGGCCAACGCGCTGCTGGACCTGGCGGCGCACGACGTCACCGGCGGCGCCCGGAGCAGCGACCTCGACGGTGCGATCGCCGCCCGTGGCCGGGTCCACCCCGAGCTGCTGGACCGCCTGCTCGCCGAGCCCTACTACGCGGCGCCGCCACCGAAGTCGACCGGCAAGGAGCTGTTCCACGCCGGTTACCTGCGCGCCGCGACCGCCGGCCTCGACGTGGCGGACGAGGACCTGCTCGCCACCCTCACCGAGCTGACCGCCGTCACCGTCGCGCGCGCCTGCGCCGGGGCCACCACGGTGATCGCCTCCGGCGGCGGCACGGACAACCCGTCGCTGATGCGCGCACTCGCCCGCCACCTGCCCGGCACCCGGCTGGCGACCAGCGACGAGTTCGGCCTGCCGCGCTCGGCGAAGGAGGCGTACCTGACCGCGCTGCTCGGCTGGCTCACCTGGCACGGCATCCCGGCGAACCTGCCGGCCGCGACCGGCGCCCGCGGGCCGCGCCTGCTCGGCAGCATCACCCCCGGCGCACACCCGCTCTCGATGCCCGCTCCCCATCCGGCGACCGTCACCCGTCTGCGGGTAGCGGCTGCCCCGGCCCAACCGATAGGAGTGCCAGATGCACCCAGTTGA